From the genome of Malus sylvestris chromosome 6, drMalSylv7.2, whole genome shotgun sequence, one region includes:
- the LOC126625431 gene encoding uncharacterized protein LOC126625431 — MAREHIRGCNWTCEEDVALCLAWVSVSEDGAVGTNQNEKVLWDKIIAKFQENCNGGRRDGGGVYDWWKTINKACTLWKGSLERAVVGMASGRSTAEIGGKTMEIYKTRVTPKNQVFKLQHAWDVLKDCPRWGTDADQQWGRLFQCETAQTNAGDEGVDEGVDEMTLSPSFARPSGRDKQKEAKRKAKSQDMMSGHFYTGIAKLNETHSAHQEEAARMRLQMKEISDREENRFEIEFMMKDLSKYTLERKKFLRGKQKEIM; from the exons atggcAAGAGAGCATATTAGAGGTTGTAATTGGACCTGTGAGGAAGATGTTGCTCTATGCTTGGCATGGGTTTCTGTTAGCGAAGATGGTGCAGTTGGCACAAATCAAAATGAGAAGGTTTTGTGGGATAAAATCattgcaaagtttcaagaaaaTTGCAATGGCGGCAGGCGGGAtggtggtggtgtttatgattggtggaagactatcaacaaagcatgcactttatggaagggaagcttggagagagccGTGGTTGGCATGGCTAGTGGAAGGAGCACCGCAGAAATT GGTGGCAAAACAATggaaatttacaagacaagagtaacaccaaaaaatcaagtttttaagttGCAACATGCTTGGGacgtcctcaaggattgtccgaggtggggaaccgatgcggaccaacaatggggaagattatttcaaTGTGAAACTGCACAGACAAATGCCGGAGATGAAGGTGTCGATGAAGGTGTAGATGAAATGACCCTATCTCCTTCTTTTGCAAGGCCCTCGggaagagataagcaaaaggaagcaaagagaaaagcaaaGTCCCAAGATATGATGAGTGGACACTTTTATACCGGAATTGCAAAATTGAATGAAACTCATAGCGCTCACCAAGAAGAAGCGGCCCGAATGCGTTTGCAAATGAAGGAAATCTCGGATAGGGAGGAAAATAGGTTTGAAATTGAATTCATGATGAAGGACCTCAGCAAATACACTTTAGAGAGGAAGAAGTTCTTACGTGGTAAACAAAAGGAAATTATGTGA
- the LOC126626339 gene encoding chaperone protein dnaJ 13, translated as MMEAEEGPPNRELYALLHISPEASDEEIRKAYRQWAQVYHPDKYQAPHMKETATENFQRICQAYEILSDENKRKIYDIYGMEGLASGLELGTKLNKAEELKEELERLRKMKEQEKVAAHFRPSGTILANMSLPHFLHGHGIMRGMAMTSSVQSQISKHNTLSIGGNLAVNGNAGGGAATVVFGHQMSSVSSVEFIGSAGLRSLIGVQTTRNLSSHLTATSGLSLSLKDGSLNLTNSWTRQLSETASGNIHLSLGSESAVSVGWRKKQEKLSAAGELKCGIDSFEASAHYNHRFSSKSHGRISGKIGSTALEIEIGGGRKLSQFSTVRMLYSIGIQGIFWKFELHRGGQKLIIPVLLSRHLDPVFATGAFLIPTSVYFVLKRFILKPYYLKREKKKALENMEKTSAQVREARAAADKAQKLLQNVATRKQNRQQEIGGLVISNALYGNLKALKKSNAPVESNDSQVIDVKLPLNFLVSDSGELKLHKGVKKSGIMGFCDPCPGEPKQLYVEYTYGGSRYEVTVDDYEELQIPQEEHRI; from the exons ATGATGGAAGCGGAAGAAGGACCGCCCAACAGAGAACTGTACGCGCTGCTTCACATCTCACCGGAAGCCTCCGATGAGGAAATCAGAAAAGCTTACCGGCAGTGGGCCCAAGTCTATCACCCTGATAAATACCAAGCTCCTCAT ATGAAGGAGACCGCTACAGAAAACTTTCAGCGGATATGCCAAGCGTATGAGATATTGTCAGATGAGAATAAAAGGAAGATATATGACATTTATGGGATGGAAGGGTTGGCTTCTGGTTTGGAACTTGGGACAAAACTGAATAAAGCAGAAGAGTTAAAGGAAGAACTGGAGAGGTTGCGGAAAATGAAGGAACAAGAGAAGGTCGCAGCACATTTCCGACCTTCTGGTACAATATTGGCCAATATGTCTTTACCACACTTTTTACATGGCCATGGCATTATGAGAGG GATGGCTATGACAAGTTCAGTTCAGTCTCAGATATCAAAGCACAACACCCTTTCAATTGGTGGAAATTTGGCAGTTAATGGGAATGCTGGCGGTGGAGCCGCTACAGTTGTATTTGGACATCAGATGTCTTCCGTTTCTTCTGTAGAGTTCATAGGTTCAGCTGGGTTACGGTCACTTATTGGGGTGCAGACTACTCG TAACTTATCATCGCATTTAACTGCCACATCTGGACTTTCACTTTCTTTGAAAGATGGTTCACTGAATCTCACCAACAGTTGGACACGACAACTATCTGAAACTGCAAGTGGAAAT ATACACCTCTCTTTAGGCTCAGAATCAGCCGTGTCAGTAGGTTGGCGAAAGAAACAAGAGAAATTGTCTGCTGCTGGAGAGCTGAAG TGTGGCATAGATTCTTTTGAGGCATCAGCTCATTACAATCATCGCTTTTCATCAAAGTCTCATGGCCGTATTTCAGGAAAAATTGGAAG CACTGCCCTTGAGATTGAAATTGGTGGTGGGAGAAAGTTATCTCAGTTCAGCACTGTCCGCATGTTGTATTCAATAGGAATTCAG GGTATCTTTTGGAAATTTGAGTTGCATCGCGGGGGTCAAAAGTTAATTATCCCT GTTTTGCTATCGAGGCATTTGGATCCTGTGTTTGCAACTGGAGCATTTCTAATTCCAACATCAGTGTACTTCGTACTCAAg AGATTCATTTTGAAACCTTACTACCTTAAGAGGGAAAAGAAGAAGGCGTTAGAGAATATGGAGAAAACTTCTGCACAG GTTCGAGAGGCAAGAGCAGCAGCAGACAAAGCTCAGAAGTTACTACAGAATGTAGCAACGAGAAAACAAAATAGGCAGCAAGAAATAGGGGGCCTGGTAATTTCAAATGCATTGTATGGGAATCTCAAAGCTTTGAAGAAAAGCAATGCACCAGTAGAATCAAATGATTCACAGGTCATTGATGTTAAACTGCCTCTAAATTTCCTTGTCAGTGACTCTGGAGAACTGAAG CTTCATAAGGGCGTAAAGAAGTCTGGCATTATGGGATTCTGTGATCCCTGTCCTGGAGAACCTAAACAGTTGTACGTGGAATACACTTATGGTGGCAGCCGATATGAG GTTACGGTTGACGATTATGAAGAGCTGCAAATACCCCAGGAAGAGCACAGAATTTGA